One Anastrepha obliqua isolate idAnaObli1 chromosome 6, idAnaObli1_1.0, whole genome shotgun sequence DNA window includes the following coding sequences:
- the LOC129250860 gene encoding inactive rhomboid protein 1-like isoform X2, producing the protein MDKISCLNNVCGMLPFLSVEVPDQFYRLFTSLCLHAGILHLAITIAFQHIFLADLERLIGPIRTAIVYIGSGLAGNLTSAVLVPYKPEVGPFASLSGVVASLVVLLILTHWKQMRKPHIALFKLICTAALLFGIGTLPWQLNFAGLLAGTFCGIFLTIALVPFVTITKYGRKAKINLIWSCVLFHFFIYSVLLVTFYVFPTELIPLNVEEVFGTNFNSNSGGSNMANRPSFGVSVGGIDLSSSHLVGGSDIPCIVSNENDRSADGGSKDNQYKSVQQQQQYYYRRRSSDILTKGANIDTVKKMGT; encoded by the exons ATGGATAAG ATATCCTGCTTAAATAACGTGTGCGGTATGCTCCCGTTCCTTTCTGTTGAGGTACCTGACCAATTTTATCGTCTATTCACGTCGCTTTGTTTGCATGCCGGTATACTTCATCTGGCCATTACAATcgcttttcaacacatttttctagccgACCTGGAACGTTTAATCGGGCCAATTCGAACCGCTATTGTATACATTGGTTCCGGTTTGGCAGGCAACTTGACCAGCGCTGTATTAGTGCCATACAAGCCAGAG GTTGGACCATTCGCATCATTGTCTGGGGTGGTTGCCTCACTGGTTGTTCTGCTTATACTAACTCACTGGAAACAAATGCGCAAACCTCATATAGCTCTATTCAAATTGATATGCACAGCAGCACTCCTTTTCGGAATTGGTACACTTCCGTGGCAATTGAACTTTGCAGGCCTGTTGGCAGGTACATTTTGCGGGATCTTCTTAACTATCGCATTGGTGCCGTTTGTCACCATCACCAAATACGGACGAAAAGCAAAG ATAAATCTTATCTGGTCCTGCGTCCTGttccattttttcatatattcggTATTATTAGTGACATTCTACGTATTTCCGACGGAATTAATCCCTCTAAATGTGGAGGAAGTTTTCGGTACTAATTTCAATTCGAATTCGGGTGGCAGCAATATGGCCAACCGTCCTAGTTTTGGTGTCAGCGTTGGAGGAATTGACCTCAGTAGTAGCCATTTAGTCGGCGGCAGTGATATACCGTGTATTGTCAGCAACGAGAATGACCGAAGTGCCGATGGCGGTAGTAAAGATAATCAATATAAATCggtgcagcaacagcaacaatattaCTATCGCCGTCGCTCAAGTGATATATTAACAAAAGGAGCG